The window CAGTTTCGGTAGGTCGGGCTGTCCCGTCAAAGGCGGGACTGCCCGACAAACTCTGATGGTCGGGTAGCTTACGCAACCCGACCTACTCCTGAAAGAACAAAAAAGAGATATGGAAGGCTGAAGCCTTCCGCTACATCCAGATTCATATTGCTTGACACCTGAGTATTTTTATTTAAATTAGCTTCATTAAAAGGAGAAGAAATTGGCCGAGTTAAAGAGTCTCAAATTCCTGTCTGAATTAAGACTGAGATATGTGGTTCTGCTTACTCTTCTTTTTGCTATAATCCTTTTTCTGGTTGCCTTTTTCAGCATCGAGAAAAGCAAATCGAATATGCTGAAAGTTATGCAAAAGGAAGGAGAAGCCCTCTTGGAAAGCCTGGTCTTAGCCAGCCAGAATACGGTCAAAGCCAACAGCCTTTTAAAAGAGCTTTTAGAGGAGAGACTTTTAGATATAGCCAAATTAGTTGACCAGATGGATAAAAGCGGAATTTTGACTGATTCGAAATTGGCAGAACTGGTGACCAAAAACTCTCTCTACAGGATAGAGCTTTTAGATAAACAGAAAAAGATTTTGAAAACCAGCCTTCCCGGGGAAAAAGGAATTTTCGAGGATACGACTAATTTCCCAGTTGCAGAATTAGAGAGAGTTCTGCAGGGTGAAAGCCAGGAGGAGGGTTTTGAGATAAAGGGGGAGGAATTTCATCCGGAGAGCAAATATGCGGTAGTTCTCAGGAGATTTAACGGCTCGGGTGGGATTACGGTGATAACCCCGGCCTCGTATCTGGAGAGTTTTCAGAAAGAGATCGGGATCGGTTATTTAATCCAGAACATCAGCCAGCAAAGCGGTATAGAATATATTGTGCTCCAATCAAAAGAGGGGATTGTCTTTGCTTCTAAGAAAGTGGAAAAGATGCTGAAGCTGGAAAATGACCCGTTTCTCTTGGAAGCTTTAATGAGGAGTGAGACCAGGAGCAGGGTCACAGCTTTCGAAGAAGGGAAAGTGCTGGAGGTGGTGAAGCCTTTTGTTTCCAGTCAATTCCCTCCAGGGGTGTTCAGGATAGGGCTGTCCCTGGCCGGGTACAATCAAGTATCCGGAAGCTATCAGAACCAGATGATTCTTTTCAGCCTGATACTTTTTTTCTTGGGGTTACTTTTGGTTGGAATGGTGATGGTGAACCAGAGCTATTTTGTGTTGGACAAATCTTATAAGGAGATCAGAACTTTGACCGGGAATATACTGGAGGGAATGAACAGTGCGGTTGTGGCAGTTGAAAGGGATAGAAAAATCATCACCTTTAACCGGGTGGCTGAGGAGATATTCTCGCTTAAAAGGGGGGAGGTAATCAATAAAGATTATTCTCAGATATTTCCCAGGGATGAATGCCTGATCAATGAAGTTTTCAACTCAGGAAGAAGTATTAGAGAAATGGAAAAAAAGTACAAACTTGGCTCAGGAGAGGAGAAGGATCTGGTTTTCGGCGCATCCATACTCTCAGACGAAAAAGGAGAATTGCAGGGTGCTGTGGCAGTCATCCATGATATTACTGAGCTTAAAAAGTATGAGGAGGAAGCAAAAAGAGCAGAAAGACTTTCAACCTTGGGCAACTTAGCAGCCGGGGTGGCTCACGAGATCAGGAATCCTCTGAATGCCATCTCCATCGCTGCCCAGAGGTTGAAAAATGAGTTCGTGCCCGAAAAAGACAAAGAGCAATATGCGAATTTCACCCAGACTATTCTAAAAGAGATAAAAAGGCTGGATCAAACCATAAACCAGTTCCTAAGTCTGGCCAAGGCGCAGAAATTGAATCTGGTCTCCACTGACATAGGTTCTTTTGTTTCCGAGGTCGTCTCCTTAATGGAGATTGAGGCTAAAGAGAAAGGTATAATCATTGAGAAAGAGATAGAAGATAACTTTCAGATAAGGATGGATCGCGAGGAGATGAAAAAAGCTCTGGTGAATATAATCCTGAATGGTATTCAGGCTATGTCTTCTGGTGGGAGGATAAATATCTCAGGTAACCTTGACAATTCTAGCAGAGAATATATCATAAAGGTCAAAGATACCGGTCCTGGGATTTCCGAAGAAAATCTCTCAAAAATATTCCAGCCCTATTTTACCACTAAAGAAAAAGGAACCGGCTTAGGGCTGGCAATTGCCTACCGGATCATAAACGACCATAAGGGAAAGATCGAGGTGGAAAGCGAAGCTGGAAAAGGGACGACTTTTACTGTCAGACTACCAGTATGAATTCACAGCGGATTTAGCTGATGAGCCAGCAGACCAAACTGGTAAACCCATCTTGCCCTCAAGATGGATGTGGGATGCATGTCCCGCCTTGAGGGCAAGGCGGGGATACTGATGGATCTTTCTCAGGCCGTCATCCTGAGTCCGCAGGCCGTTAAAAGCCTTACGGCTCGTAGAGACGAAGAATCTGTCGAATTTTACTCTGAGGTTGATTCTTCGGTCGTCCAGTTGGACTCCCTCAGAATGACAAAAAAGTATAAGGAGATGTTATGGGTTTGTACAGAATTCTGGTCGTGGATGATGAGGAATCACAGAGAGAGATGTTGGGTGGTTTTCTACAGAAGGAAGGCTACTCAGTATCTTTAGCTGATTCAGGGGAGACTGCCTTGAAGCTTGGACAGGATGATTTTTTTGAAGCTGCCCTGATTGATTTAAAGATGCCGGGTATGGATGGAATTGAGTTATTGTCCAGACTGAAGGAGATAAATCCTGAAATTCAGGTGATAGTCATAACTGCTCATGGCTCTATCGAGACCGCGGTTGAGGCGATGAGGAGAGGGGCTTTTCATTATGTGAATAAGCCCGTGGATTTGGAGGAGTTGAAGATCAATGTCAAAAAAGCTCTGGAAAACCAGAAGGTTTTATCAGAAAATAGATTCTTGAAAGAACAGTTAGAGGAAAAATACAAAGACTTAAAGATAATCGGCGAGAGCAAAACCATAAGAGACGTGTTAAGCACTGTCGCCCGGGTTGCTAAAACTGATTCCACTGTTTTGATCCGGGGGGATAGCGGAACCGGCAAAGAGTTGGTAGCCAGAGCAATCCATACTTTAAGTGACAGGGCTTCAAGAAATTTCATCTCTTTATCCTGTGCGGCTATACCTGAGACTCTACTTGAATCGGAGCTTTTCGGTTACGAGAAAGGGGCTTTCACTGGAGCTACCCGCAGAAAAGAAGGGAGGTTCGAGTTAGCTGATGAGGGCACCTTATTTTTAGATGAGATAGGAGATCTCTCCCTTGAGACTCAGGTGAAGCTTCTCAGGGTAATCGAAACTCAGGAGTTCGAGAGACTGGGTGGCAAAGAAACAATTAAAGTGAACGTCAGGATAATCTCGGCAACCAATCAGGATTTGGAGAGGAAGATCAAGGAGAAAAGTTTTCGGGAAGACTTGTATTACAGACTAAATGTGGTCTCTATTTTAATTCCTCCTCTGCGCGAAAGAAAAGAAGACATTCTACCCCTGGTTGAACATTTCATTCAGAAATATAATCAGAAAACCGGAAAGAAAATTCAGGGGATCACAACAGATGCCAAAGATATTTTGTTGTCTTACCCCTGGCCCGGAAATATCCGCGAATTAGAGAATGCGATTGAAAGGGCAATAGTTTTGGGCAGGGGAGAGGCAATAGATAAACCGGACTTAGCCTATTTGAGTTTTCAGA is drawn from Candidatus Zixiibacteriota bacterium and contains these coding sequences:
- a CDS encoding ATP-binding protein, which encodes MAELKSLKFLSELRLRYVVLLTLLFAIILFLVAFFSIEKSKSNMLKVMQKEGEALLESLVLASQNTVKANSLLKELLEERLLDIAKLVDQMDKSGILTDSKLAELVTKNSLYRIELLDKQKKILKTSLPGEKGIFEDTTNFPVAELERVLQGESQEEGFEIKGEEFHPESKYAVVLRRFNGSGGITVITPASYLESFQKEIGIGYLIQNISQQSGIEYIVLQSKEGIVFASKKVEKMLKLENDPFLLEALMRSETRSRVTAFEEGKVLEVVKPFVSSQFPPGVFRIGLSLAGYNQVSGSYQNQMILFSLILFFLGLLLVGMVMVNQSYFVLDKSYKEIRTLTGNILEGMNSAVVAVERDRKIITFNRVAEEIFSLKRGEVINKDYSQIFPRDECLINEVFNSGRSIREMEKKYKLGSGEEKDLVFGASILSDEKGELQGAVAVIHDITELKKYEEEAKRAERLSTLGNLAAGVAHEIRNPLNAISIAAQRLKNEFVPEKDKEQYANFTQTILKEIKRLDQTINQFLSLAKAQKLNLVSTDIGSFVSEVVSLMEIEAKEKGIIIEKEIEDNFQIRMDREEMKKALVNIILNGIQAMSSGGRINISGNLDNSSREYIIKVKDTGPGISEENLSKIFQPYFTTKEKGTGLGLAIAYRIINDHKGKIEVESEAGKGTTFTVRLPV
- a CDS encoding sigma-54 dependent transcriptional regulator, whose protein sequence is MGLYRILVVDDEESQREMLGGFLQKEGYSVSLADSGETALKLGQDDFFEAALIDLKMPGMDGIELLSRLKEINPEIQVIVITAHGSIETAVEAMRRGAFHYVNKPVDLEELKINVKKALENQKVLSENRFLKEQLEEKYKDLKIIGESKTIRDVLSTVARVAKTDSTVLIRGDSGTGKELVARAIHTLSDRASRNFISLSCAAIPETLLESELFGYEKGAFTGATRRKEGRFELADEGTLFLDEIGDLSLETQVKLLRVIETQEFERLGGKETIKVNVRIISATNQDLERKIKEKSFREDLYYRLNVVSILIPPLRERKEDILPLVEHFIQKYNQKTGKKIQGITTDAKDILLSYPWPGNIRELENAIERAIVLGRGEAIDKPDLAYLSFQKTEHFPSDFSLKELEKSQILKVLEKTGGNLTQAAELLGIHRNTLRLKMKEYGIK